A window of ANME-2 cluster archaeon contains these coding sequences:
- a CDS encoding 4Fe-4S binding protein produces MDFLNLREHCGWVHEQKDATEKARRLLNVALNTEKKSLDTTRLNAGKDILVTGTRFLVPVIEKLTGLANVSLLLTEPDHRMLRYNLPLYVGSIRSINGQIGDFTVEISAHQPVNFKRCILCGRCVQVCPKGAIDFSLKIDNACDQCGKCIDACPVEAINFQKNEAEPLICGQIVVTEPGWEHTKKLGVHINENGDISGALIAAMDAIINIGVVKKYKILEVNDRCASGKSEIIGCTLCELVCPHDAISRTGDNIIFNDVSCLGCGACTAVCPISIPKLHAYPDNSIYAQIDSLLTGKERLSNEIIMFTCVEQGQQVLDELGKQHITYPPVLPILIPCINAVHEAHILYAFESGADGVVLLGCENCKHKINDNSPMNVIKTILNAVDFNEKFAVIQADPNHPEALVHELYDFVDNLPSCEKRRKMVAGIKGDNKRFVLLDLIDNLPGKSGDFVQRGDIPFGNVTIDGECIMCNACMNMCPTEALNNRSGKIYFNYSLCIACGLCEKACPEHVIRLEKILDIARLSQRETILAEPEQINCLACNKPFITKGAIARVSDKLGPENEIIELLYYCQDCRPIKAFEKGLLK; encoded by the coding sequence TTGGACTTTTTGAATTTGCGGGAGCACTGCGGATGGGTCCATGAACAAAAAGATGCAACCGAGAAAGCAAGACGTTTGCTGAATGTCGCGTTAAACACAGAAAAGAAATCACTTGATACGACCAGATTAAATGCAGGTAAGGATATACTGGTTACTGGAACGCGTTTTCTCGTTCCAGTTATTGAAAAATTGACCGGACTTGCCAATGTAAGTCTTTTATTAACTGAACCTGACCACAGAATGTTGCGATATAATTTACCCCTCTATGTGGGGTCCATACGAAGCATCAATGGCCAGATTGGTGATTTTACTGTGGAAATATCTGCACATCAACCTGTGAATTTTAAAAGATGCATTTTATGTGGTCGCTGTGTTCAGGTATGTCCGAAAGGTGCAATAGACTTTTCTTTAAAAATTGATAATGCATGTGACCAGTGTGGTAAATGCATTGATGCCTGTCCGGTGGAAGCTATCAATTTCCAGAAAAATGAGGCTGAGCCTTTGATATGTGGACAGATAGTGGTAACTGAACCGGGATGGGAGCATACAAAAAAATTAGGCGTGCATATCAATGAAAATGGAGATATTTCAGGGGCCCTGATTGCAGCAATGGATGCCATCATAAATATCGGAGTAGTTAAAAAATATAAGATACTGGAAGTTAATGATAGATGCGCATCCGGAAAAAGTGAGATTATCGGATGTACTTTATGTGAATTGGTCTGTCCGCATGATGCCATTAGCCGTACAGGTGACAACATTATTTTCAACGATGTATCATGCCTGGGCTGCGGGGCTTGTACAGCTGTTTGTCCAATTTCAATTCCAAAATTACATGCGTATCCTGACAATTCGATTTATGCTCAGATAGACAGTTTGTTAACTGGAAAAGAGAGACTTTCAAATGAAATAATCATGTTCACCTGTGTCGAACAGGGACAACAAGTATTGGATGAATTGGGGAAACAACACATAACCTATCCACCCGTACTGCCAATATTGATTCCCTGTATCAATGCTGTTCATGAAGCACACATTCTCTATGCTTTTGAATCGGGGGCAGATGGGGTAGTTCTTCTTGGATGCGAAAATTGCAAACATAAAATCAATGATAATTCTCCTATGAATGTCATCAAAACTATTTTGAACGCAGTTGATTTTAATGAAAAATTTGCAGTCATTCAGGCTGATCCGAATCATCCGGAAGCTCTTGTGCATGAACTATACGATTTTGTCGATAATCTCCCATCCTGCGAAAAGAGAAGGAAGATGGTAGCAGGGATCAAAGGCGATAATAAGAGATTTGTCTTACTTGATTTGATTGATAATCTGCCTGGTAAGTCCGGGGATTTTGTCCAAAGAGGTGATATTCCTTTTGGAAATGTTACCATTGATGGTGAATGTATTATGTGCAATGCATGCATGAATATGTGTCCGACAGAGGCATTAAATAATAGAAGTGGGAAGATTTATTTTAATTATTCATTGTGCATTGCATGCGGGTTATGCGAGAAAGCATGCCCGGAACATGTTATCAGGCTTGAGAAGATACTTGATATAGCACGATTGTCTCAGCGCGAGACCATACTGGCAGAACCTGAACAGATCAATTGCCTGGCATGCAACAAACCATTTATTACAAAAGGGGCTATAGCGCGTGTTAGTGATAAATTAGGACCCGAAAATGAAATAATAGAATTACTTTATTATTGCCAGGACTGCAGGCCGATAAAGGCGTTTGAAAAAGGATTGTTAAAATAA
- a CDS encoding YbjQ family protein, whose product MIIVNTDTIAGKEITQSLGMARGSTIQAKHIGKDIMAGLRSIVGGELTEYSKMLEEAREKAMNRMVDDAETMGADAVVNVRFMTAMVMAGSAEILAYGTAVKITDKE is encoded by the coding sequence ATGATTATCGTGAATACAGACACCATCGCAGGAAAAGAGATCACCCAGAGTCTTGGTATGGCCCGGGGGAGTACCATTCAGGCCAAGCATATCGGCAAGGACATTATGGCAGGTCTGCGCTCCATCGTAGGCGGCGAATTGACAGAATATTCAAAAATGCTTGAAGAGGCCAGGGAAAAAGCCATGAACCGCATGGTGGACGATGCTGAAACGATGGGGGCCGATGCCGTGGTAAATGTCAGGTTCATGACTGCAATGGTAATGGCAGGGTCAGCCGAAATACTGGCATACGGCACCGCTGTCAAAATAACGGATAAAGAATGA
- a CDS encoding twin-arginine translocase TatA/TatE family subunit — protein MPGPMELTLIVGIIVLLFGATKLPELANALGRSTGEFKKAQKESELSLKELDNNKKPQERSKLQQSAENLGISIEGKTDDQLLDEIEKATKK, from the coding sequence ATGCCCGGACCAATGGAATTGACACTGATAGTCGGTATAATAGTCCTGCTCTTTGGAGCTACCAAACTTCCTGAACTTGCCAACGCACTTGGCAGGTCAACGGGTGAGTTCAAGAAAGCCCAGAAGGAATCAGAATTATCCTTGAAGGAACTCGATAACAACAAAAAACCGCAGGAAAGATCCAAGCTCCAGCAGTCAGCCGAGAACCTGGGGATTTCAATTGAAGGCAAGACTGACGACCAGCTGCTTGATGAGATCGAAAAGGCCACTAAGAAATAG
- the tatC gene encoding twin-arginine translocase subunit TatC, with protein sequence MNNVPGDQELPLLEHVRELRQRMLIVVAALIIVLMGTFPFTGDLIGTMWAYLFPPEIEMVIYSPMEWMLTRLVLSLAIAIAFVFPLFMYEFFVFIQKGLFPNEKRFTLLVVPPSMLLFFIGMGIAFFIVIPLIFNYMFYYSEDVATSGISVRNTFSIMTTMMIMFGLLFQLPLLMVISIKSGLVKAEQLKDKRMIVYGILIGFAIFVAPDITGMSQLITALFLVILFEFSLFISRYF encoded by the coding sequence ATGAACAATGTACCAGGCGACCAGGAATTGCCCCTGTTGGAACATGTACGAGAGCTTCGCCAGCGGATGCTCATAGTTGTGGCTGCTCTAATCATCGTACTTATGGGTACATTCCCCTTTACCGGAGACCTTATTGGTACGATGTGGGCCTACCTGTTCCCTCCTGAGATAGAAATGGTTATCTACAGTCCAATGGAGTGGATGCTGACACGATTGGTCCTATCCCTGGCAATTGCTATTGCATTTGTGTTTCCGTTATTCATGTATGAATTTTTCGTATTCATTCAAAAAGGACTGTTTCCCAACGAAAAAAGATTCACATTATTGGTAGTCCCTCCTTCGATGTTACTTTTCTTTATAGGTATGGGGATAGCTTTTTTCATAGTCATACCTTTGATATTCAATTACATGTTCTATTATTCAGAAGATGTGGCAACCTCAGGAATATCAGTACGAAATACATTCTCAATTATGACAACGATGATGATAATGTTCGGCCTGCTATTCCAGCTTCCCCTGTTAATGGTAATTTCCATCAAATCAGGACTGGTAAAAGCTGAGCAATTAAAGGATAAACGGATGATCGTCTATGGTATCCTCATCGGTTTTGCTATTTTTGTTGCACCCGATATTACAGGGATGTCACAATTGATAACAGCACTTTTCCTTGTGATCCTGTTTGAGTTCAGTTTATTCATCAGCAGGTATTTTTGA
- a CDS encoding twin-arginine translocase TatA/TatE family subunit, which produces MLGSTELLLIFAAALLLFGPDKLPEIAHSLGRLMGDFRKAMREAENQLSVSEVKESIEETITMAKID; this is translated from the coding sequence ATGCTTGGCTCAACTGAATTGTTGCTTATTTTTGCAGCAGCGTTATTATTGTTCGGACCCGACAAATTGCCGGAGATCGCTCATTCCCTTGGACGTTTGATGGGGGATTTTAGAAAGGCGATGCGAGAGGCTGAAAACCAGTTATCGGTTTCTGAGGTAAAAGAATCAATTGAAGAAACAATTACTATGGCAAAGATAGATTAA